A window of Diospyros lotus cultivar Yz01 chromosome 14, ASM1463336v1, whole genome shotgun sequence contains these coding sequences:
- the LOC127789749 gene encoding protein CDI-like produces the protein MSIQTNGVELSNPKPFKIFIGYDPREDLAYEVCRHSIFKRSSVPVEVVPIKQSELRQNGLYWRERGKLESTEFSFSRFLTPRLANYEGWAMFVDCDFLYLADIKELIQLIDDKYAVMCVQHDYAPKETTKMDGAVQTVYPRKNWSSMVLYNCGHQKNRQLTPEIVNSESGAFLHRFQWLEDHEIGEIPFVWNFLVGHNKVVEGDPSTFPKAIHYTLGGPWFENWKNCEFADLWIKEMEDHNANKVFDKKVE, from the coding sequence ATGTCGATCCAGACAAATGGCGTGGAACTCTCCAACCCAAAGCCCTTTAAGATCTTCATCGGCTACGATCCGCGCGAGGACCTCGCCTACGAGGTCTGCCGCCACTCCATCTTCAAGCGGTCTTCCGTTCCCGTCGAAGTTGTTCCCATTAAGCAATCCGAGCTCCGCCAAAATGGGCTCTACTGGCGAGAACGAGGAAAGCTCGAGAGCACCGAGTTCTCCTTTTCCCGGTTCTTGACGCCCCGACTCGCCAACTACGAGGGCTGGGCAATGTTCGTCGACTGCGATTTCCTCTACTTGGCCGACATCAAGGAATTGATCCAATTGATCGACGACAAGTACGCCGTGATGTGCGTTCAGCACGATTACGCTCCCAAAGAGACCACGAAGATGGATGGGGCGGTGCAAACTGTGTATCCCAGGAAGAACTGGTCGTCGATGGTGCTGTACAATTGCGGCCACCAGAAGAACCGGCAGCTGACCCCGGAAATTGTGAATTCCGAGTCCGGCGCTTTCCTCCACCGGTTCCAGTGGCTGGAGGATCACGAGATTGGGGAAATCCCCTTTGTCTGGAACTTCCTTGTGGGGCATAACAAGGTTGTGGAAGGAGATCCGAGTACTTTTCCCAAGGCGATTCACTATACTCTTGGAGGGCCGTGGTTTGAGAATTGGAAAAACTGCGAGTTTGCAGACCTCTGGATCAAGGAAATGGAGGACCATAATGCGAACAAGGTGTTCGATAAAAAGGTCGAATAG